One window of Flavobacteriales bacterium genomic DNA carries:
- a CDS encoding polysaccharide export protein yields MKLTKTVIAFAVMALLASCVGKRNINYLHDGSLSNTSKLFPNRKFEYRIQVNDVLSMRVLGLDDANSRLFNVETVGASLSLNDASLYVNGFSVDKAGNIQLPSVGRVKVQGLTVGEAQELLQKKINDYFANATVILKLVSFRVSVLGEVQRPGTYFVYNNQITLLEALAQAGGPSEMGDKRHVTLMRQSDQGTQALYLDIGKTDVLSSEYYYLLPNDVIYVPALRARPQRMNLELMSILFAAISATAVVITVVQNQK; encoded by the coding sequence ATGAAGTTGACGAAGACCGTGATCGCCTTCGCCGTGATGGCCCTGTTGGCATCCTGCGTGGGCAAGCGAAACATCAACTACTTGCATGACGGCTCCTTGAGCAATACCAGCAAGCTCTTCCCGAACCGGAAGTTCGAGTATCGCATCCAAGTGAACGACGTGCTCAGCATGCGGGTGCTGGGCCTTGATGACGCCAATTCACGGTTGTTCAACGTGGAGACCGTTGGTGCCAGCCTGTCCTTGAACGATGCCTCCCTGTATGTGAACGGATTCTCGGTGGACAAGGCCGGTAATATCCAGCTCCCCTCCGTGGGACGGGTCAAGGTGCAAGGGCTCACAGTGGGCGAAGCTCAGGAACTGCTTCAGAAGAAGATCAATGACTACTTCGCCAATGCCACGGTGATACTGAAGCTGGTAAGCTTCCGCGTCAGTGTGCTCGGTGAGGTGCAGCGGCCGGGCACCTACTTCGTTTACAACAACCAGATCACGTTGCTTGAGGCACTGGCACAGGCCGGCGGGCCCTCGGAGATGGGGGATAAGCGGCACGTCACGCTGATGCGCCAGAGCGATCAAGGGACCCAGGCCCTTTATCTGGACATTGGGAAGACCGATGTGCTCAGCAGCGAGTACTACTATTTACTCCCGAACGACGTGATCTATGTGCCGGCCCTTCGCGCACGTCCACAACGGATGAACCTGGAGCTGATGAGCATCCTGTTCGCCGCTATCAGCGCGACCGCCGTGGTGATCACCGTGGTGCAGAACCAGAAATGA